A genomic segment from Torulaspora delbrueckii CBS 1146 chromosome 3, complete genome encodes:
- the BUD27 gene encoding prefoldin-like protein (similar to Saccharomyces cerevisiae BUD27 (YFL023W); ancestral locus Anc_8.48), with amino-acid sequence MDPLAESVTRSIKNLKEKNDFLLQQRDHYLDVRQRMLNLRGSKDDEESGTGLVLGDIIISSQKVYTNLGYEYFIEKDVTEVLEYADEKLGLIEEAIEQFEFKIKDGEKTLKDLQNWGDQDALSHDGEDELPSMEIREELDEDGNVINSSVTPTSAERLKESLKSSKKKEEPENGTLDQVRKNLKGKLAKQEKRPSDDDSQTKETSYNPVDMENAYTFADLVRQMDEQDEADDEGDIAEVEYDFESFDEKLNSTAQEEDEDENDDDDDDDEGHYSVFPNMASHNAFMDQIKRLREGKGREKPIETSFSNTVGKSTGAPKKSILKKKTDVKSERPKKSVGFASTLDIHEVENLKHENQVNTHMFPRSFMQPLEHGDEGENVEFDSDLFAQLIGAQGPDEIHDKYKDEVAKQQKPEEAETNGRKKRVSRFKKERKARDDESAQDVRSPNELATNSVITENVIEREESFDNSASDSGIAMTDTITENSFDDIIEAPLNEDVAEREVPMSEVKDREHSTTNEVAKELPGLIVERELDELPDSTEAPSARLAPLSKEMNSLRRPNISQGAKPSKLQELLDSSEDESDDNKPKAKEQISDSFPKEIIDKAEKESVLQRPKVDYNALGEDLDNMARAYALGVYDDDLDDDPGMVLEKVTDFKVYNEQVEKLKNEIEAFKISNPLEQQTEHKTDSDEDGPLMTDVTENDIPENYCKTNPQDDLALDSERLHESIAIEYSRLREVIASRAKPPSRSPDDDEHKQIEPIDEDGQPIKQSRFRSQRFKLTK; translated from the coding sequence ATGGATCCATTAGCTGAGTCTGTTACTAGGAGTATTAAGAACctgaaagaaaagaatgattttcttctgcAGCAGCGAGATCATTACCTAGATGTAAGACAGCGCATGTTGAATTTGCGCGGCTCcaaagacgatgaagagtCTGGTACAGGACTGGTGCTTGGTGACATTATAATATCCTCTCAAAAAGTTTACACGAACCTGGGGTACGAGTATTTTATTGAGAAAGATGTGACGGAAGTTCTTGAATACGCCGATGAAAAGTTAGGACTGATAGAAGAAGCTATTGAACAGTTTGAGTTTAAGATTAAAGATGGTGAAAAAACATTGAAAGACTTACAAAATTGGGGAGATCAAGATGCCTTGTCTCATGATGGAGAGGATGAACTACCCTCTATGGAAATCAGAGAAGAATTAGACGAAGATGGGAATGTAATCAATAGTAGTGTTACTCCAACGTCGGCAGAGAGGCTCAAGGAGAGTTTAAAgtcatcaaagaaaaaggaAGAGCCGGAGAATGGGACTTTAGATCAAGTTCGAAAAAATCTTAAAGGAAAGTTAGCGAAGCAAGAGAAGCGCCCAAGTGACGACGATAGTCAGACTAAGGAAACTAGTTATAATCCTGTGGACATGGAAAATGCCTACACGTTTGCTGACCTGGTACGACAAATGGACgaacaagatgaagctGACGATGAAGGAGATATTGCAGAGGTTGAATACGATTTTGAGTCATTTGATGAGAAGCTGAATTCAACAGCtcaagaggaagatgaggacgagaatgacgatgacgatgacgatgacgagGGGCATTATTCAGTATTTCCTAACATGGCAAGTCACAATGCATTCATGGATCAAATCAAGCGGTTACGTGAAGGTAAGGGCAGGGAGAAGCCAATTGAGACTAGTTTTTCTAACACTGTTGGCAAGTCAACGGGTGCACCAAAGAAATCTATcttaaagaagaagacagaTGTCAAGAGTGAAAGACCCAAGAAAAGTGTCGGTTTTGCCTCCACGTTGGATATTCATGAAGTAGAGAATTTGAAACATGAGAATCAGGTAAACACACATATGTTTCCAAGATCTTTCATGCAACCTTTGGAGCATGGTGATGAAGGCGAGAACGTGGAGTTTGACAGTGATTTGTTCGCTCAATTGATCGGTGCTCAAGGACCTGATGAAATTCATGATAAATACAAGGATGAAGTTGCGAAGCAACAGAAGCCAGAAGAGGCAGAGACAAATgggaggaagaaaagagtGTCAAGGTTCAAAAAGGAGAGGAAGGCACGCGATGATGAATCTGCGCAGGACGTGAGAAGTCCAAATGAATTGGCAACGAACTCAGTCATCACAGAGAATGTTATAGAAAGGGAAGAATCGTTTGACAATAGTGCAAGTGACAGCGGCATCGCTATGACTGACACAATTACTGAAAACAGCTTTGATGATATTATTGAAGCGCCATTGAACGAAGATGTAGCAGAACGAGAAGTTCCAATGAGCGAGGTGAAAGACCGTGAACATTCGACTACAAATGAAGTTGCAAAGGAGTTGCCTGGATTGATTGTAGAAAGAGAATTGGACGAATTACCGGACAGCACAGAAGCGCCATCTGCCAGGCTAGCTCCTCTCTCAAAAGAAATGAACTCTTTAAGGCGTCCAAACATATCGCAAGGCGCCAAACCCTCAAAGCTGCAGGAGTTATTGGATAGCtcagaagatgaatcagATGATAACAAACCAAAGGCAAAAGAGCAAATCTCTGACTCTTTCCCAAAGGAAATAATTGATAAGGCGGAAAAAGAGAGTGTATTACAACGTCCCAAGGTGGACTACAACGCTCTCGGAGAGGATTTAGATAATATGGCTAGAGCATATGCATTAGGGGTTTACGATGACgatcttgatgatgatccGGGGATGGTGCTAGAAAAGGTTACTGACTTCAAGGTTTATAACGAACAGGTTGAAAAActcaagaatgaaattgaagcattCAAGATTTCCAATCCCTTGGAGCAACAAACTGAGCATAAAACAGACTCCGACGAAGATGGACCCTTAATGACAGATGTTACTGAGAATGATATACCTGAAAATTATTGCAAAACAAATCCACAGGACGACTTGGCGTTGGATTCAGAGAGATTGCATGAATCCATCGCTATCGAGTACAGCCGCCTTCGTGAAGTGATAGCATCTCGGGCGAAACCGCCTAGTCGCAGTCCCGACGATGACGAGCACAAGCAAATTGAACctattgatgaagatggtcaACCGATTAAACAGAGCAGATTCAGATCTCAAAGGTTTAAATTGACCAAATGA